The following are from one region of the Heptranchias perlo isolate sHepPer1 chromosome 11, sHepPer1.hap1, whole genome shotgun sequence genome:
- the LOC137326915 gene encoding thiosulfate:glutathione sulfurtransferase-like codes for MIANHDIQLYDVRQPEEVAQGKIPTSINVPLGQLEAALKMDAGTFQETYKSQMPKREEANIVFQCRSGVRSATALETARNLGFSKVRHYKGG; via the exons ATGATTGCAAATCATGACATCCAACTTTATGATGTGCGACAGCCGGAGGAGGTGGCTCAGGGCAAGATTCCCACTTCAATCAACGTTCCCT TAGGTCAGCTTGAGGCTGCCCTTAAGATGGATGCTGGGACATTTCAGGAGACATATAAGTCGCAGATGCCAAAAAGGGAGGAGGCTAACATTGTATTTCAGTGTCGCTCTGGCGTAAGAAGTGCTACTGCCTTAGAAACAGCTCGGAATCTAGGATTTTCCAA AGTTCGTCACTATAAAGGAGGCTAA